The sequence ACGCATAGAGTTGCTGGTCCCGTTGGGCAGTATTTAGCTTTTTCACATTTTTGGAGGTTAGTTCAGCACAACATCTTTTTGAACCTGAGCAGATTCAATAAAGCTTGTCCAACGATCGTGAGAATGATCACCGAAAAGAATCCGACAGGCTTCTTTGGTGGCAGGATTTTCCTCAAGATTCTTCTGGGAAATCATCATGGAGATCTTTGTTCGTCTTCTGAGAAAATCTTCCAAGTGAACAACCATTTCATGATCTCTGGCGTGGACTGCTTCGACCTTTAAGCACTC comes from SAR324 cluster bacterium and encodes:
- a CDS encoding FAD-dependent oxidoreductase, with amino-acid sequence ECLKVEAVHARDHEMVVHLEDFLRRRTKISMMISQKNLEENPATKEACRILFGDHSHDRWTSFIESAQVQKDVVLN